A genomic window from Halorubrum lacusprofundi ATCC 49239 includes:
- a CDS encoding tyrosine-type recombinase/integrase codes for MTRQIEPERAVERYLNERRADISESTYYNHSSLLSQFIEWCEAEGLDYVNELDGFHISDFKIHRRDEDGINKVTLYNQMTVLRVFLRWCESRSLVEDLAENILMPVPEDDSRDTMIDSETSAQILQYLQKYEYGTLKHTVFSLLWDTGFRVGTLRAVDLGDYHSEKQFIEVEHRAETGTPLKNKYGAEREVNLHEWVCDVIDDYVEMYRHDITDDHGREPLITTEQGRPVRSNIRGHINSMTRPCVYAGRCPHDRDPDSCEAAQRRDAAARCPGSVPPHAIRRSAITAWLNDGHTKELLSDRMNVSVKTLEKHYDARTESEKRELRREEFGME; via the coding sequence ATGACCCGACAAATCGAACCCGAACGCGCAGTAGAACGGTACCTAAACGAACGCCGGGCGGACATTTCTGAGTCCACCTATTACAACCACTCATCCCTGCTGTCACAGTTCATTGAGTGGTGTGAGGCCGAAGGTCTGGACTACGTCAACGAACTTGACGGGTTCCACATCTCCGACTTCAAAATCCATCGCCGGGACGAGGATGGTATCAACAAAGTCACACTCTACAATCAGATGACTGTCCTTCGCGTCTTCCTCCGGTGGTGTGAATCACGCAGTCTGGTTGAAGACCTCGCGGAGAACATCTTGATGCCGGTTCCCGAAGATGACTCTCGGGACACGATGATCGACTCGGAGACGTCCGCACAGATCCTCCAATACCTCCAAAAGTACGAATATGGGACGTTGAAACACACGGTATTCTCGCTCCTGTGGGACACCGGGTTCCGTGTGGGAACTCTCCGAGCGGTCGATCTTGGAGATTACCATTCAGAGAAACAGTTCATTGAGGTGGAACACCGTGCGGAGACTGGTACACCGCTCAAGAACAAGTACGGAGCCGAACGTGAAGTGAATCTCCATGAATGGGTGTGTGACGTGATCGACGACTACGTCGAAATGTACAGGCACGACATAACCGATGACCACGGACGGGAACCACTAATCACGACGGAACAAGGTCGTCCTGTTCGGTCGAACATACGTGGCCACATTAACTCCATGACGCGCCCCTGCGTGTACGCGGGCAGGTGCCCCCACGATAGGGATCCAGATAGTTGCGAAGCCGCGCAGCGACGGGACGCAGCCGCACGGTGTCCTGGTTCGGTTCCTCCTCACGCAATTCGTCGGTCCGCGATCACAGCATGGCTCAACGATGGCCACACAAAGGAACTCCTCTCCGATAGGATGAACGTCTCCGTGAAGACGCTGGAGAAGCATTACGATGCCCGGACGGAAAGCGAAAAGCGGGAACTTCGCCGCGAGGAGTTCGGGATGGAGTAG
- a CDS encoding ferritin-like domain-containing protein, with protein sequence MVNPNEDDGERLADSAGINTRRQFMAGSAGALGGLALGGAFVGSGAAQMDDEEDGGNGEDGGEPVEEPVENEFEDDVDILNYARTLELLEASFYTQGLENIGEEAFMNTLSEGDPLRDGMFGELETIQAHEEAHAEALGAAVEELGGEPVEEPEFDFGETVEDPMMFLEMAAQIEDVGVSAYAGAAPYIENDAVLVPALGIHSVEARHASYLRTLNGDTNFPNVIDAPRSRSEVEEIVAPYIVGMEAPDDEEDEENGEEESSGEESGSDTPDNGTDTPDNGTDTPDNGTDTPDNGTDTPDNGTDTPDNGTDTPDDDTNTSS encoded by the coding sequence GTGGTGAATCCGAACGAAGACGACGGCGAACGATTGGCGGATAGTGCGGGAATCAACACGCGGCGACAGTTCATGGCCGGATCGGCCGGTGCGCTCGGCGGTCTCGCACTCGGAGGCGCGTTCGTTGGGTCCGGAGCTGCCCAGATGGACGATGAGGAAGACGGCGGAAACGGCGAAGACGGCGGCGAGCCGGTCGAAGAGCCGGTCGAAAACGAGTTCGAGGACGACGTCGACATCCTCAACTACGCTCGAACGCTCGAACTCCTCGAAGCGAGCTTCTACACGCAAGGGCTGGAAAACATCGGTGAGGAGGCCTTCATGAACACCCTCAGCGAGGGCGACCCGCTCCGCGATGGGATGTTCGGAGAGCTCGAGACGATACAGGCTCACGAGGAGGCCCACGCCGAGGCCCTCGGGGCGGCGGTCGAGGAACTCGGCGGCGAGCCGGTTGAGGAGCCGGAGTTCGACTTCGGGGAGACGGTAGAGGATCCAATGATGTTCCTCGAAATGGCCGCACAGATCGAGGATGTCGGTGTCTCCGCGTACGCCGGTGCCGCACCCTACATTGAGAACGATGCCGTCCTCGTCCCGGCGCTCGGGATCCACAGCGTCGAGGCCCGCCACGCCTCGTACCTGCGGACGCTTAACGGCGATACGAACTTCCCGAATGTGATCGACGCGCCGCGCTCCCGATCGGAAGTCGAGGAAATCGTTGCTCCGTACATCGTTGGCATGGAAGCGCCTGACGACGAGGAGGACGAAGAAAACGGTGAGGAGGAAAGCAGCGGTGAGGAGAGCGGTTCCGACACCCCTGACAACGGAACTGACACTCCCGACAACGGCACAGACACTCCCGACAACGGCACAGACACTCCCGACAACGGCACAGACACTCCCGACAACGGCACAGACACTCCCGACAACGGCACAGACACTCCCGACGACGACACCAACACCTCGTCCTGA
- a CDS encoding 4a-hydroxytetrahydrobiopterin dehydratase has translation MSSPLADEPVEPADEGAEPLTDDEYAEYLAELGPVWEVVDDHHLEATYEFDDFADALAFTNEIGELAEAEGHHPDLHLSWGEVGVEMWSHDIGGLHESDFVMAARMDRIYDGDGGD, from the coding sequence ATGTCATCACCGCTCGCAGACGAGCCAGTTGAGCCGGCCGACGAGGGAGCCGAACCGCTCACCGACGACGAGTACGCCGAGTATCTCGCCGAACTCGGTCCGGTGTGGGAGGTCGTCGACGACCACCACCTCGAAGCGACCTACGAGTTCGACGACTTCGCGGACGCGCTGGCGTTCACGAACGAGATTGGCGAACTCGCCGAGGCAGAGGGGCATCACCCCGATCTCCACCTCTCGTGGGGCGAGGTCGGCGTCGAGATGTGGAGCCACGACATCGGCGGGCTCCACGAGTCCGATTTCGTGATGGCCGCGCGGATGGATCGTATCTACGATGGGGACGGCGGCGACTGA
- a CDS encoding ATPase: MSPDRPDALVILVAGGARVDAGKTTFSTGLVADLAARAGDAVGVKPRAGNDYWYDHDDYRIASDSGRLYGKDARRLAAASTRSLASVGERSRPEAITPESINPVHRLWRPTPDRTGMLGDTDRTFLCDRVTTEGGSRFVVNGAAEAAGLLPDGLADRFPLAEATRVDDVAAFNDVMAADYLPAFDRLAARVAAASVPVVVESYADIAGPLPRDGPVKPDAVAVVDPGRARIYAGDRYAKARAVASGSPREGTMEEHTGTVTEMIEPLATVDLPALSGDERGDPERVTERYGPAYEMLIDAV; encoded by the coding sequence GTGAGCCCGGACCGACCAGACGCCTTAGTGATCCTCGTCGCCGGCGGTGCTCGCGTTGACGCCGGCAAGACGACGTTCTCGACCGGGCTGGTGGCAGACCTCGCTGCCCGCGCCGGCGACGCGGTCGGCGTCAAACCCCGCGCCGGCAACGACTACTGGTACGACCACGACGACTACCGGATCGCAAGCGATTCGGGGCGGCTCTACGGGAAAGACGCGAGACGCCTCGCGGCCGCGAGCACGCGATCGCTGGCGAGCGTTGGGGAGCGGAGCCGTCCCGAGGCGATCACTCCGGAGTCGATAAATCCCGTTCACCGGCTCTGGCGGCCGACACCCGACCGAACCGGCATGCTGGGTGACACGGACCGGACGTTCCTCTGCGACCGGGTGACGACCGAGGGCGGCTCCCGGTTCGTCGTCAACGGGGCGGCCGAGGCCGCGGGACTGCTTCCCGACGGTCTCGCCGACCGATTCCCGCTCGCGGAGGCAACTCGGGTCGACGACGTAGCGGCGTTCAACGACGTGATGGCGGCCGACTACCTCCCGGCGTTCGACCGCCTCGCAGCGCGGGTCGCGGCGGCGTCGGTGCCCGTCGTCGTCGAGTCGTACGCGGACATTGCCGGGCCGCTCCCGCGCGATGGACCGGTCAAGCCCGACGCGGTGGCGGTCGTCGATCCGGGTCGCGCGCGAATCTATGCCGGCGACCGATACGCGAAGGCGCGCGCGGTCGCGTCCGGCAGCCCGCGCGAAGGGACGATGGAGGAGCATACCGGAACCGTAACGGAGATGATCGAGCCGCTCGCGACAGTGGATCTACCGGCCTTATCCGGCGACGAACGCGGCGACCCGGAGCGCGTCACGGAGCGCTACGGCCCCGCCTACGAGATGCTGATCGACGCGGTCTAA
- a CDS encoding DUF5827 family protein, translating to MPEPKSTFDATYPCDFYEPAELFESDQMYTIPEIARLLQELDPDAEIDPDTEAVLIDWAIPWVMTHAEDLVIAEPLAEDGPGYYGVAPHAIDGEKGAGEGDTDLQDGA from the coding sequence ATGCCCGAGCCGAAGTCGACGTTCGACGCGACGTACCCGTGTGACTTCTACGAACCCGCAGAGCTGTTCGAGTCCGATCAGATGTACACGATCCCGGAGATCGCCCGGCTGCTGCAGGAGTTAGATCCGGACGCCGAGATCGACCCCGACACCGAGGCCGTACTGATCGACTGGGCGATTCCCTGGGTGATGACTCACGCCGAGGACCTCGTGATCGCGGAGCCGCTGGCGGAGGACGGTCCCGGCTACTACGGGGTCGCGCCGCACGCGATCGACGGTGAAAAGGGAGCAGGAGAAGGGGACACCGACCTGCAAGACGGAGCGTGA
- the sod gene encoding superoxide dismutase — MSYELDPLPYDYDALEPHLSEQVLEWHHDTHHQGYVNGWNSAEETLEANREEHDFSSSGGAIRNVTHNSSGHILHDLFWQNMSPEGGDEPDGALADRIAEDFGSYDAWKGEFEAAASAASGWALLVYDTFSNQLRNVVVDKHDQGAIWGGHPILALDVWEHSYYHDYGPARGEFVDNFFEVVDWNEPATRYEQAVELFE, encoded by the coding sequence ATGAGCTACGAACTTGATCCGCTGCCGTACGATTACGACGCGTTGGAACCGCACCTTTCGGAGCAGGTGCTGGAATGGCATCACGACACGCACCATCAAGGGTACGTGAACGGGTGGAACTCGGCCGAGGAGACGCTCGAAGCGAACCGCGAAGAGCACGACTTCTCGTCGTCGGGCGGGGCGATCCGGAACGTGACCCACAACTCGTCGGGTCACATCCTGCACGACCTGTTCTGGCAGAACATGAGCCCGGAGGGCGGCGACGAGCCCGATGGCGCGCTGGCCGACCGGATCGCGGAGGACTTCGGCTCGTACGACGCCTGGAAGGGCGAGTTCGAGGCGGCGGCGTCCGCCGCGTCCGGCTGGGCGCTCTTAGTGTACGACACATTCTCGAACCAGCTGCGGAACGTCGTGGTCGACAAGCACGACCAGGGCGCGATCTGGGGCGGTCACCCGATTCTGGCGCTGGACGTGTGGGAGCACTCCTACTACCACGACTACGGCCCGGCTCGTGGCGAGTTCGTCGACAACTTCTTCGAGGTCGTCGACTGGAACGAGCCCGCGACCCGCTACGAGCAGGCCGTCGAGCTGTTCGAGTAA
- a CDS encoding undecaprenyl diphosphate synthase family protein: MGLYDTYLAVRHRLHDGDPPEHVAIVITERDLLANGAFDTLSAALGWAFEYGAERVTVSVSVLDAAVVSTLVRELRRIDAPRRVVVRGPEDEVLDGGVVDGGVVAGSVVDGGIVDDGVVDDSASESETAPGDESGTDSERRRRNRRSDAEGQRDGRLDDAPIRITVGLGGKAEFAAAVRELAVDVDAGDLDPESIDPADVSDRLVFPEEPDLVIKTGAERLSDFAIWQSVYAELYFTDVNWRDFRKRDYLRAVLDFQDRQRRFGR, translated from the coding sequence GTGGGACTGTACGACACGTACCTCGCCGTCCGCCACCGGCTCCACGACGGCGACCCGCCCGAACACGTCGCGATCGTCATCACCGAACGCGACCTCCTCGCTAACGGCGCGTTCGACACCCTTTCGGCGGCGCTTGGGTGGGCCTTCGAGTACGGCGCAGAGCGCGTCACCGTCTCAGTATCTGTGCTCGACGCGGCCGTCGTCTCGACGCTCGTCCGCGAGCTCCGACGGATCGACGCCCCTCGACGGGTCGTCGTTCGAGGACCGGAGGACGAAGTGCTCGATGGCGGCGTGGTTGACGGCGGCGTAGTCGCCGGCAGCGTGGTCGACGGCGGCATTGTTGACGACGGCGTAGTTGACGACAGCGCGTCCGAGTCCGAAACCGCTCCCGGAGACGAGTCCGGAACCGACTCCGAACGGCGACGGCGCAACAGGAGATCGGACGCCGAGGGACAGCGCGACGGACGACTGGACGACGCACCGATCCGGATCACGGTCGGGCTCGGCGGGAAAGCCGAGTTCGCGGCCGCAGTCCGGGAGCTCGCAGTCGACGTGGACGCCGGCGACCTCGATCCGGAATCGATCGACCCCGCCGACGTCTCGGACCGGCTGGTGTTCCCCGAAGAGCCCGATCTCGTGATCAAAACCGGCGCCGAGCGGCTCTCGGACTTCGCCATCTGGCAGTCGGTGTACGCCGAACTCTACTTTACCGATGTGAACTGGCGGGACTTCAGAAAGCGGGACTACCTCCGGGCGGTGCTTGACTTTCAGGATCGACAGCGGCGGTTCGGTCGGTAG
- a CDS encoding inorganic phosphate transporter: MVEALLLVGFVVAAFVGYNIGGATTGPAFGPAVGADVLSKSGAAALMSVFFFIGAGTLGQRVVTTLGEDLVTGGNVFTLETSIVVLFFIGGALFVGNFAGVPASTSMTAVGAIAGLGLATGTLDRAVMGEIAIWWIVAPIIGFWVSGVVGRYFYPAIDSWVAIESTEGSLFVFDRSGIIPKPVPGPNTTRREFVGGFVVIAIGCLMAFSSGTSNIANAIAPLVALDNVEMTPMILLGSAAVAVGAFTIARRTLDTLGNDITDLPLTAAIVVACVSSGIVISLSAVGIPASFVIIATMSIVGLGWGRATRTVTVKQGISGEKEPKVSVGALKADETGPIGEGDPSDIPSASDLFNPGTSARVVLMQNVVPLLSTVGALVTFTLLFQFVW; encoded by the coding sequence ATGGTTGAGGCCTTACTTCTCGTCGGGTTCGTGGTCGCAGCGTTTGTCGGGTACAACATCGGTGGTGCGACGACGGGGCCGGCGTTCGGGCCGGCGGTCGGTGCAGATGTGCTCTCCAAGTCCGGGGCCGCTGCACTGATGTCGGTGTTCTTCTTCATCGGCGCGGGGACGTTGGGCCAGCGCGTCGTGACGACGCTCGGCGAGGACCTCGTCACCGGCGGAAACGTGTTCACGCTGGAGACGAGCATCGTCGTCCTCTTCTTTATCGGAGGCGCGCTCTTCGTCGGCAACTTCGCCGGCGTGCCCGCATCGACGTCGATGACGGCGGTCGGCGCCATCGCCGGACTTGGACTGGCGACGGGTACCCTTGACCGGGCCGTGATGGGCGAAATCGCTATCTGGTGGATCGTCGCGCCGATCATCGGGTTCTGGGTCTCCGGCGTCGTCGGCCGATACTTCTACCCCGCGATCGACAGCTGGGTGGCGATCGAAAGCACCGAAGGCTCGCTGTTCGTGTTCGACCGGTCTGGGATTATCCCCAAACCGGTCCCGGGACCGAACACGACGCGCCGCGAGTTCGTCGGCGGGTTCGTCGTCATCGCGATCGGCTGTCTGATGGCCTTCTCCTCGGGGACATCGAACATCGCGAACGCGATCGCACCGCTCGTCGCGCTCGACAACGTCGAGATGACACCGATGATCCTCCTCGGGAGTGCCGCCGTCGCTGTCGGAGCCTTCACGATCGCGCGCCGGACGCTCGACACGCTCGGCAACGACATCACCGACCTCCCGCTGACCGCGGCGATCGTCGTCGCCTGCGTCTCCTCCGGAATCGTCATCAGCCTCTCGGCGGTGGGGATTCCGGCGTCGTTCGTCATCATCGCGACGATGTCGATCGTCGGCCTCGGCTGGGGGCGCGCGACACGAACAGTGACGGTCAAACAGGGAATTAGCGGCGAGAAGGAGCCGAAAGTCTCCGTCGGCGCGCTGAAGGCCGACGAGACGGGACCGATCGGCGAGGGCGACCCGTCGGACATCCCCTCGGCGTCGGATCTGTTCAACCCGGGCACGAGCGCACGCGTCGTGCTGATGCAGAACGTCGTCCCGCTCCTCTCGACGGTCGGGGCGCTCGTCACGTTCACGCTCCTGTTCCAGTTCGTCTGGTAA
- the larC gene encoding nickel pincer cofactor biosynthesis protein LarC, whose amino-acid sequence MRTLVFDGRTGAAGDMICAALIAAGADPDALAPVTDRLPVRYEIGETTKNGIRATTVDVLLDGDDDDHDHTHGDGHSHGHSHNHGDGDGHDHAHEHGHSHEHDHSHDHSHDHSHDHTHDHTHDHAESEHAEGAGVHRTYPEVVALVESMDLLESVESLALDAFERLGRAEASVHGTELDETHFHEVGADDAIADVVGAALLLDDLDPERVVTTPVATGGGEVEMSHGVYPVPAPATTEVAAGADFSVVGGPIDRELLTPTGAAILAAVAEGADAIPDLDVDATGYGAGDATFENHPNVLRVLVGEGRDLEVGGRDHGDAPHHTDDHQTDDHHTHGLVHDDIAVLETNLDDADPEVLGGLQETLSRAGARDVTIVPTTMKKSRPGHLVKVICKPEDAEAIAERLARETGTLGVRHSGASHRWIAERDFETVTLSIDGGDHEVTVKVASTADGDVYDVSAEYDDAAEVAETTGLPIRDVLRQAEREVRDRLDEE is encoded by the coding sequence ATGCGAACGCTCGTCTTCGACGGTCGGACCGGTGCCGCCGGCGACATGATTTGCGCCGCGCTGATTGCGGCCGGCGCCGACCCCGACGCCCTTGCGCCTGTGACCGATCGGCTCCCGGTCCGGTACGAGATCGGCGAGACGACCAAAAACGGGATCCGGGCGACGACCGTCGACGTGCTTCTCGACGGCGACGACGACGATCACGATCACACTCACGGTGACGGTCACAGCCACGGCCACAGCCACAACCACGGCGACGGTGACGGCCACGACCATGCTCATGAGCACGGTCATTCCCATGAGCATGATCACTCTCACGATCACTCTCACGATCACTCTCACGATCACACCCACGATCACACCCACGATCACGCCGAGTCCGAACACGCCGAGGGTGCCGGCGTCCACCGCACCTACCCCGAAGTCGTCGCGCTCGTCGAGTCGATGGATCTCCTCGAATCCGTCGAGTCGCTCGCGCTCGACGCTTTCGAGCGGCTCGGTCGCGCGGAGGCGTCGGTCCACGGCACCGAACTCGACGAGACCCACTTCCACGAGGTCGGCGCGGACGATGCCATCGCCGACGTGGTCGGCGCGGCGCTCCTCTTAGACGATCTCGACCCCGAGCGGGTCGTAACGACCCCAGTCGCGACGGGCGGCGGCGAGGTCGAGATGAGCCACGGCGTCTACCCGGTCCCCGCGCCGGCGACAACCGAGGTCGCGGCTGGCGCCGATTTCTCGGTAGTCGGCGGGCCGATCGACCGCGAACTCCTCACGCCCACGGGCGCCGCGATCCTCGCCGCGGTCGCCGAGGGCGCCGACGCGATCCCCGACCTCGACGTCGACGCCACTGGCTACGGGGCGGGCGACGCGACCTTCGAGAACCACCCGAACGTGCTCCGGGTGCTGGTCGGCGAGGGACGCGATCTGGAGGTAGGCGGGCGCGATCACGGCGACGCTCCCCACCACACAGACGACCACCAAACCGACGACCACCACACCCACGGCCTCGTCCACGACGACATCGCCGTCCTCGAAACAAACCTCGACGACGCCGATCCCGAGGTACTCGGCGGGCTCCAAGAGACACTCTCGCGCGCCGGCGCCCGCGACGTGACGATCGTTCCGACGACGATGAAGAAATCGCGGCCGGGCCACCTCGTGAAAGTGATCTGCAAGCCCGAAGACGCCGAGGCGATCGCGGAGCGGCTCGCCCGCGAGACGGGGACTCTCGGCGTCCGCCACTCCGGCGCGAGCCACCGGTGGATCGCCGAGCGCGACTTCGAGACGGTAACGCTCTCGATCGACGGCGGCGACCACGAGGTGACGGTGAAGGTCGCTTCGACCGCCGACGGTGACGTCTACGACGTGAGCGCCGAATACGACGACGCTGCCGAGGTCGCCGAGACGACTGGGCTCCCGATCCGGGACGTGCTCCGTCAGGCGGAGCGAGAGGTTCGCGATCGGCTCGACGAGGAGTAG